Genomic DNA from Candidatus Kaiserbacteria bacterium:
GGTTTCTACTGGATTCCCGAATCCTTCAAAGTATTCCTTGACCTCAATAGCGATGTAGCAATTGCACGTATCTTCAAAGATGCCAATTTTAATACTGGCCGCAGTGGCGCTGGTGAAGGAGGTGACGTAATGAACGATGTGGCTGACCAGGTAGAAAAACGTATGCGGAGTGAGCGCATTCGTTTCAAAAAACTCTATGGCGTTAATCCCTATAGTATCGAACATTTTGATCTCGTGATTGACACCGCGCAACACAGCCCACAAACCGTAGCACTTACTATTTTCGATACCTATAAAAGATGGTTGAAATCCTCAAGTTGGAAACAAGTAATCAGCAGAGTACCTCTAGGATTCTCGTTTAAACACTGATGCATAATCACAAAATCA
This window encodes:
- a CDS encoding cytidylate kinase family protein, with product MERQHIITLTGKPGSGKSSTADRVAEMLGYTRYSSGEYVRAITQKHKITLSDFNTRAESHPEMDQQIDIALRKLRDQSDIVIDARLGFYWIPESFKVFLDLNSDVAIARIFKDANFNTGRSGAGEGGDVMNDVADQVEKRMRSERIRFKKLYGVNPYSIEHFDLVIDTAQHSPQTVALTIFDTYKRWLKSSSWKQVISRVPLGFSFKH